The Vicia villosa cultivar HV-30 ecotype Madison, WI linkage group LG1, Vvil1.0, whole genome shotgun sequence genome includes a region encoding these proteins:
- the LOC131644776 gene encoding uncharacterized protein LOC131644776 gives MLICFHACFICNWLSSVLCGYLQILCLMTMTLCVSSILGNLVVMLDLQVFEVAWGSRTRDKQDIVYLEHCTICIARIPKALQNSTRLHQNSPVQNGAPESAVSSKDVEELLRIIRKSDYKVVEQLGQTQSKISILQLLMCSEGHRDALLRILNGAYVPHEISVNQLEAVANNISAGNGLGFTDHDLPPEGRNHNKALHISIECKGTTLSRVLVDTGSSLNVLPKSVLMRIDYAGVELRPSEFVVRAFDGSRRSVFGEVDLPIQVGPQIFTTTFYVMDIQPAYYCLLGRPWIHKAGAVTSTLHQKLKYPVDGEVVTSCGEEDYIVSHLSSFRYVEIEGEIHETPFQAFEAVSAVRTPLYEITKPETVMSSLKDAQVVVETGRVEGWGQVIDVRPKFDKKGLGFNPGKQNASPKPGILSPIKFVSGGVIQDGQVNTIVNGEEVDSDCDFDSWIRPSIPEEVPRNWTIEDVIQVTQAQECSTTPDSIGNSSAIAYYDFDNPIYQAEEEAYEDCDLPDELARLLKQEKKAIQPHQGEIEMVNVGTKEQVREVKIRAALENSVKQRLIDMLKEYADIFAWSYEDMPGLDTDIVVHRLPLKEDSPPVKQKLRRTRPDMSEKIKKEVEKQFDAGFLQVVNYPPWVANIVPVPTKDGKVRMCVDYRDLNRASPKDDFPLPHIDVLVDNTAPFKVFSFMDGFSGYNQIKMAPEDMEKTTFITPWGTF, from the exons atgctcatttgcttccatgcttgctttatttgcaactggttaagctccgtactaTGTGGATATCTACAGATTctctgcttgatgacgatgacactatgtgtgagttctattctggggaACTTGGTTGTGATGTTGGAtctgcaagtctttgaagttgcttggggatcccgcacgagggataagcaagacattgtctatcttgagcattgcaccatttgcattgctcgaatccctaaagcactacaAAATTCCACGAGACTTCACCAGAACTCTCCGGTTCAGAATGGGGCACCTGAGAGTGCTgtgtcttccaaggatgtggaggaattattgagaatcatcaggaagtctgattacaaagttgttgagcagttgggtcagacccagtcaaaaatttccatcttgcaactgttgatgtgttcagaaggtcatagggatgctctcttgagaatcctgaatggtgcttacgtcccgcatgaaatatctgtgaatcagttaGAGGCGGTAGCCAATAACATCTCCGCTGGGAATGGTTTGGGATTCACTGATcatgatcttcctccagaagggagaaaccataacaaggctttgcatatttcgattgagtgtaaggggacgaccttgtcccgtgttttggtcgatactgggtcttctttgaACGTGCTTCCCAAATCAGTTCTAATGAGAATTGACTATGCTGGTGTGGAGTTAAGGCCTAGTGAGTTTGTAGTGCGCGCCTTtgacggttcaaggaggtctgtgttcggagaggtagatctaccaatccaggttggtcctcagatctttactacaaccttttatgtgatggacattcaacctgcttactattgtttgttgggacgaccgtggattcacaaggctggtgctgtgacatccactcttcatcagaagttgaagtatccggttgacgGTGAAGTGGTGACAAgttgtggtgaagaagattatatcgtgagtcacttgtcctctttccgatatgtagagatcgaaggtgaaatacatgagacgccgttccaagcgtttgaggctgtgagtgctgtgagaactcctctttatgagataacgaagccagaaacggttatgtcctctttgaaagatgctcaggtcgtcgttgagactggaagagtggaaggttgggggcaagtaattgatgtgcgtcccaaatttgatAAGAAGGGTCTTGGTTTCAATCCTGGAAAGCAGAATGCATCGCCTAAGCCTGGTATCCTTAGCCCGATCAAGTTTGTAAGTGGGGGTGTCATTCAAGATGGGCAGGTTAACaccattgtcaatggtgaagaggtggatagtgattgtgactttgatagctggattcgtccaagtattcctgaAGAGGTGCCTCGcaactggacaattgaagatgtcattCAAGTTACACaggctcagga atgttccaccaccccggattccattggtaacagttccgctattgcttattatgattttgacaatccgatctaccaagccgaggaggaagcttatgaagattgtgatctccccgatGAGTTGGCTAGATTAttgaaacaggaaaagaaagcgattcagccgcatcagggggaaattgagatggtaaatgttggcactaaagagcaggtccgagaagtcaagataagggctgcgcttgagaatagtgtgaagcagagacttattgatatgttgaaagagtatgcggatatctttgcttggtcctacgaggatatgcctggtcttgatacagatattgtggtacaccgtctacctctcaaggaagatagtcctcctgtcaagcaaaagcttcgaaggactcgcccagacaTGTCTgaaaagattaagaaagaggttgagaaacagtttgatgctggttttttgcaagttgtgaattacccgccaTGGGTTGCtaatattgttcctgtacctacgaaggacggaaaggtcaggatgtgtgttgattatagagatttgaatagggcgagtccgaaagatgatttccctcttccccatattgatgtgttggtggataatactgctcctttcaaagtgttttccttcatggatggcttctctgggtacaatcagatcaagatggcaccagaagacatggagaaaacaacgtttatcacaccatggggaactttctga
- the LOC131662331 gene encoding uncharacterized protein LOC131662331, which yields MAGRGGRNDEALDEALGMLAGVLGENLNGAGIDDNRKLGDFQRNNPPLFKGTYDLEGAQKWLKEIERIFRVIDCAKNLKVRCGTHMLAEEADDWWVATKTELEADGGAITWAVFRREFLRKFADLVDCSRIFEEDINKSKSSHSHELVDKRVKKHMDRGKPYGRGNPKAVGWKRPIGETLMLLMKTVTCYNYGEEGYIGPQCTKPKKNQSGGKVFSLSGSETTLENRLIKVKKKEGSMRLCMDYRQLDKVTIKNQYPLPRIDALTGQLVGACVFSNIDLRTRTRYGHYEYTAMPFAVTNAPGVFMEYMNKVFHTYLDKFVVVFIDDILVYSKNEESIRNISELSWSC from the exons atggctggaagaggtggaagaaacgatgaAGCACTTGATGAGGCTTTAGGGATgcttgctggtgtgctgggagaaAATCTCAATGGAGCAGGAATTGATGATAATAGGAAACTGGGAGATTTTCAAAGGAACaaccctccattgttcaaaggcacatACGATCTTGAAGGTGCTCAAAAGTGGCTGAAAGAGATTGAAAGAATCTTCCGGGTGATAGATTGTGCTAAAAATTTGAAAGTGAGATGTGGTACTCACATGTTAgctgaagaggctgatgactggtgggttgctACCAAGACTGAATTGGAAGCTGATGGCGGAGCAATTACTTGGGCTGTCTTTAGGAGGGAGTTTCTGAGGAA gtttgcagatttggtagattgtagtaggATTTTCGAGGAAGATATCAACAAGTCAAAGTCATCACACTCTcacgagttggttgacaagagagTAAAGAAGCATATGGATCGAGGTAAACCGTATGGCAGAGGCAATCCTAAAGCTGTTGGTTGGAAAAGGCCTATAGGGGAGACTTTAATGCTCCT AATGAAgactgtgacttgctacaactacGGTGAAGAAGGTTATATTGGTCCACAGTGTACTaaaccaaagaagaaccaatctggTGGGAAGGTTTTTtctttgtctggatcagagacTACTCTTGagaatcggttgattaaag TGAAAAAGAAAGAGGGTTCTATGAGATTGTGCATGGATTATAGACAGTTGgacaaagttactatcaagaaccagtatccattgccgaggattgatgctTTGACGGGtcaactggttggagcatgtgtattcAGTAATATTGATCTGAGGACAAG gacaaggtatggtcattacgagtatacagcaATGCCTTTTGCAGTGACTAATGCACccggtgttttcatggagtatatgaataagGTCTTTCAtacttatcttgataagttcgtggtagtgtttattgatgacattctggTCTACTCCAAGAATGAGGAGAGCATACGGAACATCTCAGAGTTGAGTTGgagttgttga